AAGAAGAGGTGCAGAGAGTTGGGGATCAGCAGGTGGCCCCACAGGAAGCTCATGAGCATTGAATCCTTGATCAAGAATGTTAAGGTCCCCTCTTCGGTTCACGTTCTCCTTTTATTTGTGTTTGCCAGCACACACCATGGCCGCGTTGCCTTACCACGGCATGTATTCTTGTGTCTTTGATCGCGTGGATTAGTATCGTGCAGGAGTTTGGAGGAGATGAGGGGGGACAGAAGCTGAAAGAGGCAGTAGAGATATTAGAGACGGAGAAGCAACTAATAGAACAGGCGCCCGACTTAAAGCTCGAGGACCGGACTAGAAAGTTAAGGCAGGCCTGCTTCAAGGCGAGCTACAAGAGGAGGAAGTTACACTATCAGTTGAAGCACGCTGCGGAAGGACCAGTCTCCTGTTACAGATCCGATGCAGGCATGAGCATGATTTACCTGAATACGAAACCCGCCATCTGAGAACAGTTCTCTTGATATGGTGCGACATTTAGGGCTAGCTTAGGTTAGATTAGGTGGACAGAGCGAGCTCATAGTCAGAAATATGTTAAGGACATGTGCATACAAACTCTTGTTTCCTGTTTTGGTTCGGTATGTTGGCCATGCACATTTTTTCAATCCATCATATTGCTGCGTGAACCGAATTATAAGGAACTGCAAAAAAGTATCTCGTTTGTCAATTCAAGGATG
Above is a window of Punica granatum isolate Tunisia-2019 chromosome 7, ASM765513v2, whole genome shotgun sequence DNA encoding:
- the LOC116214675 gene encoding protein RKD1-like, which gives rise to MGSESGINANKGMGALVSEEETGAFLGFDEEQFLLLPSNDGGTADEEEEEKPNSVEWTSPTLLPLTGGKSSAAEKPISSGDSIRTTITRETIARYFYMPITEAAKELNIGVTLLKKRCRELGISRWPHRKLMSIESLIKNVKFGGDEGGQKLKEAVEILETEKQLIEQAPDLKLEDRTRKLRQACFKASYKRRKLHYQLKHAAEGPVSCYRSDAGMSMIYLNTKPAI